In the genome of Oncorhynchus nerka isolate Pitt River linkage group LG27, Oner_Uvic_2.0, whole genome shotgun sequence, the window AAGAACAAAAACactctccctccgtgtctctaaACTGACACCTGGTGGTGGGACGTGGAAACACTGAAGCATGGCTGGGTACTGACCACAAGACACATTTGCAACGCGTAACAGTAGGTCCAATATTGAGGGCAATCATACATCTGATTTAGTTAGTTAAAGCAATCCACGCTAGACTAAATATAAATCATAATATCACATCATGGTTTACAGTTGAAAATATATGGTTTACACTAAAAATGTTAACCAAATAGCCgcgggaagtagtttgggggtgggAGTGCTGCAACTTCTTTGCAATGCCGATGATGCCTATATTGGTCTGGGCCCAGTGCACAACTTTtctgaaaaaaaatatttaaactaAATGTATTTGAGTGTTTACCTACCAGGATTTGAAATTTGAGTCTGATAATACTTGTGGAATATATAAATACTTGCTTGATTAATATGTTTTCCAGTTTCTTGAAATACTTTGCAAATGCAACTTATTTCTATGTGAAACTGAAATGGTCTATTAATTCCTGTTTCATTTTAGTAGTCACTCTTATTCGtatggtcccccatgggaattgaAAAACACAACCCTAgtattgcaagcaccatgctctactaactgagctacttCACAAGgcacttggggcggcagggtagcctagtggttagagcgttggactagtaaccgaaaggttgcaagttcgaatccctgagctgtcgttctgccccagaacaggctgttctcattgaaaataagaatttgttcttaactgacttgcctagtaaaataaaggaaaaataaataaatatccctctagtggtgtgggggctgtgctttggcaaaatgggtgggtttatatccttcctgtttggccctgtccctgggtatcatcggatggggccacggtGTCTCCTGaacctgcagtagtttatgtgtctagGGTcattctgttatatctggagtacttctgtcttatccagtgtcctgtgtgaatgtatgctctctctaattctctctttctttctcggaggacctgagccctagaaccatgcctcaggactacctggcatgatgactcagtccacctggccgtgctgctgctccagtttcaactgttctgcctgcagctatggaaccctgacctgttcaccggacgtgctacctgtcccagacctgctgttttcaactctctagacagcaggagcggtagagatactcttaatgatcggctatgaaaagccaactgacatttactcctgaggtgctgacttgctgcaccctcgacaactactgtgattattattatttgaccatgctggtcatttttgTGCCACCCGgcacggcacagccagaagaggactggccacccctcatagcctggctcctctccaggtttcttcctaggttttggcctttctagggagtttttcctagccacgtgcttctacacctgcattgcttgctgtttgggcttttaggctgggtttctggacaggactttgagatatcagctgatgtaagaagggctatataaattgttCTGATGTCTCAATGTACTCAATTACTATATCGTGCATCGTTTTTCTCCATGGTGATGGAAAGTCTACAGGTACAAACCTAGATGACcaacctacagtgcattcagaaagtattcagaccccttgacttttttcactttgttacattacagccttactttaaaattgattaaatgtttttttccctctctctcaatctacacacaataccccataatgccaaagtaaacagttttttaaaacatttttgcaaaagtATAAAAAAATCAAACggatatatcacatttacataagtattcagaccctttactcagtactttgttgaagcacctttgccagtgattacaacttcgagtcttcttgggtatgacactacaagcttggcacacctgtatatggggaatttctcccattcttctctgcagatcctcgcaagctctgtcaggttggatggggagtgtttctgcacagctattttcaggtctctccagagatgtttgatcgggttcaagtccgggctctggctgggccactcaaggacattgagatttgtcccgaagacactactgcgttgtcttggctgtgtgcttacggccgttgtcctattggaaggtgatcctcaaatcaaattgtatttgtcacatacacatggttagcagatgttaatgcgagtgtagccagtctgaggtcctgagtcctctggaggaggttttcatcaaggatctctctgtactttgctccgttcatctttccctcgatcctgtctagtctcccagtccctgaaaaatattcgcacaacatgatgctgccaccaccctgCTTCACTGTAGGTATAGTATTGCCAGGTGATGAgcagtgcctggtttcctccagatgtgacgcttggcattcaggccaaagagttcaatcttggtttcagaccacagaatcttgtttctcatcgagtcctttaggtgtgttttggcaaactccaagcaggccgtcatgtgccttttactgagtagtggcttccgtctggccactccaccataaaggcctgattggtggagtactgcagagatggttgtccttctggaaggttctttcatctccacagaggaactccaggttcttggtcacctccctgaccaaggcccttctcccccgaatgctcagtttggccgggcggccagctctaggaagagtcttggtggcttcttccatttaagaatgatagaggccactgtgttcttggggaccttccatGCTgcaggtacccttccccagatttgtgcctcgacacaatcctgtctctgagctctacggacaattccttcgacctcatggcttggtttttgttctgacatgcactgtcaactgtgggatcttatagacaggtgtgtctttccaaatcatgtccaatcaattgaatttaccgcaggtggactccaatcaagttgtagaaacatcaaggatgatcaatggaaacaggatgaacctgagctcaatttcaagtctcatagcaaagggtctgaatacttatgtttattttttatttatctttttaatacatttgctatttttattatggggtattgtgtgttgattgatgcaCATTttggatttaatccattttagtataaggctgtaacgtaaaatatggaaaaagtcaaggggtctgaagaaCACATAAAGCACACAGGAACTTTTCTTTGTTCTTTTTATTCATCTTACAGCCAAGTAAAATGTCATCTTACATCCAGTAATTTCGGTATGCGTTTACAGGATACTACAGGGGCAATATTACTTTTCCAACTTATCCCTCACGAGCATAGACCTGATAGTATGATCTGCTTATAACACTGGAATAGGACATTTGGAATTTGGCACATTCATGAAGAGAATACTGTACCTTCCATTTATTAGAGTCACTTAGCACATCTTTTTTAGAACACATCTCAAAATATATTCTCCTATCACTTtctgcagagagaaaaataaatacaatgtTCCGTAAACAAGCTGTCTATTCTTACAAAATAGTGGTAGGAGCTCTGACTTTCTATTACACATTCTGCGACTTTCCAGGACCAATTAACCACAATGGACACCTGAAAAAATCTGGGTGTTGTCTGCTTGTGGTACTACTGTccttatagacctgatacagcaCTGCATggtctgtgtgtctttctggatTAGGTCCCCACTGTAGTGTAGAAATTGCCTAATGGTACgtcacactctgttctccaacAGGGATTCAAAGTCTGGCGAGCAGACCAATTTGTGTTTGATGTGTCCCAGCACTGACAAGTCACCAGTCCGGCCCTCTCCTGTTCCAACTGACACCAGCTCCTAATGGAattagagggagggggggggggcttgtcAGACAATGACATACAAGGCAAACATAAAATAATATgtatatgtttacatactgtacaaCTATAAAACTACAGAGAAGTGAAGATTTAAAAGGGAAATTCAACTTCTTTCAACATCAAGTTGAAAGAACATCAGCACCACCCCCAACATCAACATAAAAACGGCaggtttctatgttttgtagtaaaaaacaTGGAAGATAAGTATTTCCAGTGACATCATCCTGATACTGATCATCTGGTGTGCATCATATGATTTTAACCAACTATGAGAAGCCAAAGGTTGTTCTCTCTGACCTGGAGGAAAGCACACGAGGTTCCCAGGGCCACATCTAGTGTGACATGCCCCAGTATGAGCTGAACCCGACCAGACTTCCGCACCAACAGCCGTCcaaccagaccctcctgcaggtCCCTCAGATGACAACTGTTttcctcctgctgctcctcctattccacagaggacagacatggAAACTGATCGTATACACAGTAGTCTTGCTCTCTGAACCACATATTTAAATACCTACTTGAGATTCCGTTTTCAAAAGCATGGACTGTCCATCCTCTGACTGCATCTCTGTCTTCACTGGCCTGACCTCTTGGGTGGGCGGCTGCCCTGGTAGGGAGTCAGGAAGCTGAATGAAGAACAGCTCCTCTTCTTTGGTCTGACTCCAGCTCTCCAGCAGCTCAGATAAAACTTCAGGCTCAGGGAGAGGTGGTGGTCTGAAAGTGGGTTCCATCTTCTTTACCTCTAGCGCATCTTCTGGCTCCTGTTTCActgaagagggagggagacacatgGCTAGACAGTTGGAGCCCATTGTTTTGCCATATTGTTTCATTTTAACTGACATGGATTATTGTTACCTTTGACTGCATTTGTGCCGTCCATGGCCTCACTATCCTCTTCAGTCTTGTCTGGTTTGGAGGAGGCTGTCACATCACTTTCCTCCTTGAATCCCCACCCTGACACAGCCAGGGGCAGCTGGACAGGACAGCTCCTTACATCACTCCTTAGGTGAGGGTCATCCAGGAACTGGTGGAAATTAGTTGAAAATTACTTTTAAGTAAGTGGGCAAGGAATAAATGCACAGGCAGACAGCATGATGAGACATAGGTACATGGAGGACTCACATTGTCTCGTTCCAGAGCGCGCAAAATTTCTTTGGTCTCTTCCTcggtctccctcttctccttcttgATGTTGATGATGGGTGAGGGACCCACACTTGGTGCATCTCTCTCACCTTCATAGCCACCTGATTGGAGCACAGGAAGAAACTCATGGGTTAAAACACAAATTACAATACATCAATATGGTCTACACAAAATATTACACCATATAACATGTAATGGAATCCCAGCTGAATGAATGACCTGGCCATACCTCTTTTCTTAATCATCATCTCTGCAGGCCCCTGCTCAAAGATAGAGTGGGACTGGATGACCTCTGGACGTCCCCGGCCCCGACCGCCCCTACCACCTCGCTCACGACCCCGatcgttctccctcctctccctcctttgtcCACCCTCAACCTTCTGCCTATGGTAGACGAAAGTCAAACTCTCAACATATGGTCATTCCTAAGATCCAGTATGTGCTGGAAAACTTTCAGAATCATGCACTGTATTTCAATTTTTGTCACTTAGCAGACCTACAGCTAGCGCACTCATCTTgaggtcggtgtgtgtgtgtgtatatatatatatatatatacatacatacacacacatacacacacaaacatacacacttgaagtcggaagtttacatacacttaggttggtgtcattaaaactcgtttttcaaccactccacacatttcttgttaacaaactagttttggcaagtcggataggacatccactttgtgcatgacaagtaatttttccaacatttgtttacagacagattatttcactgtatcacaattgcaAGTGGGTCTGAAGTTAAAATACACTAAGTTGAGTgcgtctttaaacagcttggaaaagtccagaaaattatgtcattgctttagaagcttctgataggctaattgacatcatttgagacaattgtaggtgtacctgtggatgcatttcaaggcctaccttcaaatgcagtgcctctttgcttgacatcatgggaaaatcaaaagaaatcagcaaagaacTCAaacttgtagacctccacaagtctggttcatggttgggagcattttccaaacacctgaaggtagcacattcatctgtacaaacaatagtacgcaagtataaacaccatgggtccacgcagccgtcataccgctcaggtatggagacacgttctgtcttctagagatgaaggtaatttggtgcgaaaagtacaaatcaatcccagaacaacagcaaaggcccttgtgaagat includes:
- the LOC115111603 gene encoding DNA-directed RNA polymerase III subunit RPC4-like, coding for MAEPGSSNPGGPSHTPATPGGSGRGLVMGRRLPATISPGRLPSMRSRDLTLGGVKKKTFTPNIIGRKAKEEQKVEGGQRRERRENDRGRERGGRGGRGRGRPEVIQSHSIFEQGPAEMMIKKRGGYEGERDAPSVGPSPIINIKKEKRETEEETKEILRALERDNFLDDPHLRSDVRSCPVQLPLAVSGWGFKEESDVTASSKPDKTEEDSEAMDGTNAVKVKQEPEDALEVKKMEPTFRPPPLPEPEVLSELLESWSQTKEEELFFIQLPDSLPGQPPTQEVRPVKTEMQSEDGQSMLLKTESQEEQQEENSCHLRDLQEGLVGRLLVRKSGRVQLILGHVTLDVALGTSCAFLQELVSVGTGEGRTGDLSVLGHIKHKLVCSPDFESLLENRV